A single Micromonospora sp. CCTCC AA 2012012 DNA region contains:
- a CDS encoding HIT family protein yields MIDWRQDRIGSALRGENPTVLATLPGGFAVLGDVQWLPGYCVLLADDPTVERLSDLPRARRLAYLESMDRLAGAVERACKAADPAFRRVNIEILGNTDPFLHAHVWPRYDWEPPEIVGKPVWLYPAERWRDPATALGPRHDGLRAAITRELSR; encoded by the coding sequence ATGATCGATTGGCGACAGGACCGGATCGGGTCGGCGCTGCGCGGCGAGAACCCCACCGTGCTGGCCACCCTGCCGGGCGGGTTCGCGGTGCTCGGGGACGTGCAGTGGCTGCCCGGCTACTGCGTCCTGCTCGCCGACGACCCGACCGTGGAACGGCTCAGCGACCTGCCGAGGGCGCGGCGGCTGGCGTACCTGGAGAGCATGGACCGGCTCGCCGGGGCGGTGGAACGGGCCTGCAAGGCGGCGGACCCGGCCTTCCGCCGGGTGAACATCGAGATCCTCGGCAACACCGACCCCTTCCTGCACGCGCACGTCTGGCCCCGCTACGACTGGGAGCCGCCGGAGATCGTCGGGAAGCCGGTCTGGCTCTATCCGGCGGAACGGTGGCGCGACCCGGCGACCGCGCTCGGCCCCCGGCACGACGGGCTGCGCGCCGCGATCACCCGCGAACTGTCGCGCTGA
- a CDS encoding SRPBCC family protein, which produces MSSASLPHVDEHATIVAAPPEDVWPHLCDTVERAFSRPGMSHYPRLVGSAEPSASGPRPLAEGSTLPGFRVVTALPGRELVLAGRHWFATYALIFRLEPAGPGRTRLRAETRAVFPGVAGGLYRMAVIGSGGHRIAVRRLLATVRRRAGGPPPARP; this is translated from the coding sequence ATGTCGAGTGCCTCCCTGCCGCACGTCGACGAGCACGCGACGATCGTCGCCGCGCCGCCCGAGGACGTCTGGCCGCACCTGTGCGACACCGTGGAACGGGCGTTCTCCCGCCCCGGGATGAGCCACTACCCGCGCCTGGTCGGCTCCGCCGAGCCCTCGGCGTCCGGGCCCCGGCCGCTCGCCGAGGGCTCCACTCTCCCCGGCTTCCGGGTGGTCACCGCGCTGCCCGGGCGCGAGCTGGTCCTGGCGGGGCGGCACTGGTTCGCCACGTACGCCCTGATCTTCCGGCTGGAGCCCGCCGGCCCCGGCCGGACCCGGCTGCGCGCGGAGACCCGGGCGGTCTTCCCCGGCGTGGCCGGCGGCCTCTACCGGATGGCCGTCATCGGCAGCGGCGGGCACCGGATCGCCGTGCGGCGGCTGCTCGCCACGGTCCGCCGTCGCGCCGGGGGACCGCCACCGGCTCGGCCCTGA